The Hymenobacter sp. DG25A nucleotide sequence GGTAGGCGAAGGCATCAAAATCACCTTCGACTCCGGTATTCTGTTCGACACTAACAAGTCGGACCTGCGCGCTGCTTCCATGACGGAAATCCAGAAAATGGCCGCCACGCTGAAGAAGTATCCTGACACTAACGTAATTGTAGAAGGCCACACCGACAACAGCGGTTCCGATGCCATCAACCAGCCGCTCTCCGAGCGTCGTGCCCAGGCAGTTGCTAACTACACCATCGCGCAGGGTATAGATGCTGCCCGTGTTACTTCTAAAGGCTATGGCTCGACGCAGCCAGTAGCTGATAATACCACGGTAGAAGGCAAGCAGGCTAACCGCCGCGTAGAAATTGCCATCTTCGCCAACGAGAAGATGAAGAAAGCGGCCGAAGAAGGCCGTCTCTAAGCTGCCCGCTTGCAGCAATGCATACAAGAAAAAGGCTGCCCACGTGGGCAGCCTTTTTCTTGTATGCTGGGTTGGTAAACAGTATTTGAAAGATTCTTCTGAAGATAAAATCCTGATTTACGGCCTGTAAGCCACCTTTCTATTGCCGGCTGATCCTGTATTTGGATTTTTGGCAAGGTGGTTGCAAAATGCCAGACAACCGACCAGTAGCCCGGGCGAACATAAGCTCTCTGGTTGCTTTCGATAACAAGCACACCGGCTACTTTTTTCCAGGACACAACAAGTACAACTCATGAAAAATCTTCGTTCTCCTTTCGCCATTCTGATGGCTCTGGTGATGCTCCTGAGCAGCACCCTGACGCAAGCACAAACCACTACCACCAAGAAGCCGATGAGCAGAACGGCTAAAGGCGCCATTTTTGGTGGCCTAGGTGGTGCTGCCGGCGGTGCCGTTTTGGGCCGCGTAATTGGTGGTAAAAAAGGCACGGCTAAAGGCGCCATTCTGGGTGCCGTAGTAGGTGGCTCGGCGGGTGCTCTCATCGGCCGCCGCATGGATAAGCAGGCGGAAGAGCTGCGCCGCGAAATGGCTGGTGCCAAAGTAGAGCGGGTGGGTGAAGGCATCAAAATTACCTTCGACTCCGGTATTCTGTTTGCTAAGAACTCCTCGG carries:
- a CDS encoding OmpA family protein, which codes for MNSPKSILSLFLAFMMFLASCASSKPASDGSLPSDNGAGARKTGMSKTAKGGLIGAGAGAAAGAVLGRVIGGKSGTAAGAIIGATVGGATGAIIGRKMDKQAEELQRDMQNAKVERVGEGIKITFDSGILFDTNKSDLRAASMTEIQKMAATLKKYPDTNVIVEGHTDNSGSDAINQPLSERRAQAVANYTIAQGIDAARVTSKGYGSTQPVADNTTVEGKQANRRVEIAIFANEKMKKAAEEGRL
- a CDS encoding OmpA family protein is translated as MKNLRSPFAILMALVMLLSSTLTQAQTTTTKKPMSRTAKGAIFGGLGGAAGGAVLGRVIGGKKGTAKGAILGAVVGGSAGALIGRRMDKQAEELRREMAGAKVERVGEGIKITFDSGILFAKNSSALTSTAQTNIDELAKTLIKYGDTNVIVDGHTDTSGNDAINNPLSVRRAQAVANYTQQQGVDASRFQVNGYGSRQPVADNSTDAGRRANRRVEIAIFANDKLKKAAERGDI